One Scomber scombrus chromosome 4, fScoSco1.1, whole genome shotgun sequence genomic region harbors:
- the LOC133979364 gene encoding chondroitin sulfate N-acetylgalactosaminyltransferase 1-like gives MFKRWLLALVARVGLIVLGLCCCLFLFYLLGCKPASRSSQQSPLWSGGATTKEGYMALLQEREDSHRHYINSLTKQIAQLKEALQERTQQLQESLDKAKTKGILPLGLESLHKAPIQSDLKEFFRSQLNQAEVNSGVNLASEYAVIPFDTFNLRRVYQLETGLTRHPEERPVRKDRRDELIGTVETALHVLNGPQQHIDNTRRKHTYSPSDFIEGLTRTEKGKGTIYDLMFKGDGPQDFTQLVLFRPFGPVMQVKSERIDTQSTLINIIVPLSKRADTFRQFISNFREVCIKQDGRVHLTVVYFGRDQIDQVKATLDQTTRETRFRSFTLIQLNEEFSRGRGLEVGARAWKRSQNVLLFFCDVDIHFTADFLTSCRLNAEPGKKVYYPVLFSQYNPSIIYNNQTLLPSVQQQLVIRKETGFWRDFGFGMTCQYRSDFMNIGGFDRNIKGWGLEDVHLYRKYLHSKLMVIRSPTRGLFHLWHEKTCMDELPSDKYKMCMQTKAMSEASHGQLGELFFKPEIEAHLNSQRQINRGT, from the exons ATGTTTAAACGGTGGCTGCTAGCCCTGGTGGCCCGTGTCGGCCTCATTGTGCTGGGCCTGTGctgctgtctgtttctgttctaCCTGCTAGGCTGTAAGCCTGCATCACGCAGCAGCCAGCAGTCCCCTCTGTGGTCTGGAGGGGCCACCACGAAGGAGGGATACATGGCATTGTTGCAGGAGAGGGAGGACTCTCACAGACATTACATCAACAGCCTCACGAAGCAGATAGCCCAGCTGAAGGAGGCCCTCCAGGAGAGGACACAGCAGCTACAGGAGTCGCTGGATAAAGCGAAAACAAAAGGGATTCTGCCTCTGGGTCTGGAGAGTCTGCATAAAGCCCCGATACAGTCTGACCTGAAG GAGTTCTTCCGCTCCCAGCTGAACCAGGCAGAGGTTAACTCAGGTGTGAATCTGGCCAGTGAATATGCAGTGATACCTTTTGACACTTTCAACCTGCGGAG GGTGTACCAGCTGGAGACAGGGCTGACCAGGCACCCAGAGGAGAGGCCTGTGAGGAAAGACCGCAGGGATGAGCTGATAGGCACTGTGGAAACAGCTCTGCATGTCCTCAACGGACCTCAGCAACACATAGACAACACCAGGCGGAAGCACACGTACTCCCCTTCAGACTTCATAGAGG GACTGACTCGTACAGAAAAGGGGAAAGGAACAATTTACGACCTGATGTTTAAAGGTGACGGCCCTCAGGACTTCACACAGCTGGTGTTATTCAGGCCTTTCGGCCCCGTGATGCAGGTTAAGAGTGAGAGGATTGACACACAGAGCACGCTCATCAACATCATCGTTCCTCTTTCCAAGAGGGCCGACACGTTCAGGCAGTTCATCAGCAACTTCAG AGAAGTGTGTATCAAGCAGGATGGCAGGGTCCATCTCACTGTGGTCTACTTTGGTCGTGATCAGATTGACCAGGTGAAAGCCACACTGGACCAGACCACCAG GGAGACTCGGTTCAGGAGTTTCACTTTGATCCAGCTGAATGAGGAGTTTTCTCGTGGGCGGGGCTTGGAGGTGGGCGCCAGGGCCTGGAAACGGAGCCAGAACGTCCTGCTCTTCTTCTGTGACGTTGATATCCACTTCACTGCTGACTTCCTTACTTCCTGCCGCCTCAACGCAGAACCTG GTAAGAAAGTGTACTATCCAGTGCTCTTCAGCCAGTACAACCCATCTATCATCTACAACAATCAGACTCTTCTACCTTCTGTTCAACAACAACTG GTGATAAGGAAGGAAACCGGTTTCTGGAGAGACTTTGGGTTTGGAATGACGTGCCAGTACAGGTCTGACTTCATGAACATAG GTGGTTTTGACAGAAACATCAAAGGCTGGGGCTTGGAGGACGTGCATCTGTACAGGAAGTACCTTCACAGTAAGCTGATGGTGATTCGCTCTCCGACTCGTGGCCTCTTCCACCTGTGGCACGAAAAGACCTGCATGGATGAGCTTCCATCAGACAAGTACAAGATGTGCATGCAGACCAAAGCCATGAGTGAAGCCTCACACGGTCAGCTGGGGGAGCTGTTCTTCAAACCAGAGATTGAGGCTCACTTGAACTCCCAGAGGCAGATAAACAGAGGAACATAG